AGCGGCCACCATTACCGCCAACCCGGCGAGACGCCGACGCACCATGTCTAGAACCGCCGCCCCATCCCGATGCTGATCCGCCGCACATCGGTGACATGGTCAGGCGTGTTGATCCGCGTCAACCGTACGCCCAAATCCAGGTACCACTTGTCGCCGAACACCAGGCCGGCGCCGGCGCCATAGGCCAGATGGTTGCCCGGCCCGAGCAGGTCACGCCCGAGCGTCACGCCGTATTGGCTCACGCCGGTCGTAATATCCCGAGCGTTCAGGATGAACGTCGGACGGTATTCCACACGCCCCATACCCACGTCGGCCATGACGTACGGCCGCACACCCACCGTGGTTTCATGGATGTACCGCAGCCCGGCTGTCGCCACCCAGGCCGGCGCGTCAATGCTGCCGCTCGCCGGCTTCCCCTGCGTCTGCTGCAGATAGCTGGCGAAGGAGTTCACTTCATCCACGCGGCTTGAGGTGACCACGTCCCACATGCGTGTGGCACCCACAACCACCTGGACGTTTCTGCGCAACCGGATGCCAAACTCGCCCCCGGCGACCGGCGCGCCGTGATCAACCACCTGGATACCCGACAACGCGCCGAGGAACCATTTACTCGTCGTATCGGCCTGGCGCACGGTCGGCGCTGTCCTCTGAGCCGGCGCAGCCGCCGCCGGCACCGTCTGTGCCTGCGCGGCTCCGGCCAGCGCCAGCACGGTCATTCCCACAAGTCCTGCAACACACTTCATCGGATTTTTGTCCCTTTCAAACATCTCTTGTAGACCGGGGCGCCGACGTTCTGGCCGGGTCCGAATCTTCGATCACTTGCCGAACGACGTAGATCGGCTTGCCCTGCGACTCGTGGTAGGTGCGCGCCTGCAATTCCGCGAGCAGGCCGATCGTCAGCAACTGCACGCCGGTAAACACGAGCAATACGCCAAGCAGAAGGATGGGTCCATCGGCCGACCACCCTCGCGTCAGGCGCATGTAGCCGAGGAACGCGAGCAGAACGCCGCCGGCGATGCCCATGATCGACCCGAACAACCCGAAGATCTGCAGGGGCCTGGTGGAATAACTCAGCAGGAACTTCACCGTCACGAGATCGAGCACCACCCGGATCGTTCGCGAAATGCCGTACTTCGTCCGCCCAAACTGGCGCGCGCGGTGATTGACCACGTGCTCGGCAATGCGGACGCCCATCTCGCTGGCGAGTGCCGGCAGGAAACGGTGCATCTCGCCGTACAGCTTCAGGGGCTTGACCACCTCGGCCCGGAAGACCTTCAACGAACATCCGTAGTCGTTGAGCTTGACGCCGGTGGCCCACGAAATCAGCCGATTGGCGATCACGGACGGCAGGCGTCGGTTGATAAACGTGTCTTTGCGGTCCTTGCGCCAGCCGCAGACGATGTCGAATGCGCCGGCATCGCCCGGTGCCCCGCTGGTGCCCTTGCCTTCAATGCGCGCCACCATGGCCGGAATGTCCCTGGGGTCGTTCTGCAGATCGCCGTCGGCGGTCGCGATCAACCGCCCGCGCGCGTACGCAAACCCCGCGGCGAATGCGGCGGTCTGGCCGAAGTTGCGGCGGAACTGGATCACGCGCAGTCGCGGGTCGCCGGCCTGCAGGCGACGAAGTATCTCGAACGACCCGTCGGTACTGCCGTCATCGATCAGGATCACCTCGAACGAACGGCCCCAGGCGCCGAGCGTCTCGGTGAATTCTCGGCACAACGCCTCGAGGTTTTCGGCCTCGTTGTACACGGGGATGACGACCGACAGGTCCACGGCGTTCATATTATGCTGCCCGGCGGCGTCCCGAGCGCTGCCGCCATACGAGAACCATGGCCCCGGCGACCAGGCAGCCGGCCAGCATCCACCAGGCGAATGCGGCCATATTGTCTTTCACCAGTTGGGCCGCCGCTTCGCCGTACACCCGCGCCAGCCAGCCCTCGATGCCATATCTGAGGCCGCGGCCGATGACCACCGACAGGGCGAACACACCGGGACCGAGCCCCCCAACCCCCGCCAGGAGGAGGAAGACCTTGTAGGGCGCCGGGGGCGGCAACATCGCCACCACAACAATCGCCCACATCCCGTATCGCGCAAAAACCGCCCGAACCCTGGCGACTTTCTCGGGCTTGAAGCGCCGCGACAGGAAGGCCTCGCCACCCCGCCGGCCAAATTCGTAGATCACCATGGACCCGACCACCGAACCCATCGTGGTCATGAAGGCGTAGTAGGCCCATCGGTCCGGGTGCTCGATGGTCTGCCAGATGATGAGCACGTCGCTCGCGTTCGGCATCGAGATGAACGAACAATCCACCGCCGCGAGGATGAACATTCCCACGCCGCCGAAGCGTTCGACAATCGGCTCCAGCCAGGCGACAAACTGATCCATGTGGGTGGGGATTTGGGCGGGAAGCTACAATGACTCGCACACGTGCACGCCACTGCCGTTGACAACCTGACCAGTATAGCTGACGCCGCCCGGGCGCTGCGGATCACCCGGCTGGTGACGGTGTGTGCCGCCGTGGCGGGAGTCGCGGCCGCCCTCTACTACGCGCATCTCGACCTGACGCTCAGCCACTACGACGCACGCGGGCATCTGGTGGTGGCGCGACGCACGATCGACGGGCTCACGCCCGGCTGGCGGCAGATTGGCGCGGTCTGGCTGCCCCTGCCGCACCTGCTCAACGCCCTCCCCGTGCAGTGGGACTGGAGCTATCGCACGGGCTGGTCGGGCATCGCGCTGTCGGTGGGCTTTCTGTCCGCCGGGTTGGGCGCCCTTGCAGGCTGGCTATGGCGGGCCACCTCTTCGTGGGCCATTGCCATGGCCGTACCGCTGGTGATTCTCCTGAACCCGAACGTGCTCTACCTCCAGAGCACGCCCATGACCGAACCTCTGCTCTTCGGACTCTCGCTTGCCGCGCTCGTCTCCATGGACCGCTGGCTGCAGCGCCCTGAGCCAGAGCAAACGCTGCGCACCGGCACCGTACTCGCCGCACTGATGCTCACGCGTTACGAGGGATGGTTCATCACGACGGCCCTTGTTGCTGCGGCTTCAGTTGTGTCGATCCCGCGCGCCGCGCGTCTCGCGCTGTATCCCGCGGCTGCGGTCATCGCGTTCCTGTTGCTCAGTTGGGGAAGCACCGGCCAGTGGTTCGTGACGTCTGGATTTTTCGAGGCCAACAACCCGGCACTGGGCGATCTGGGTCGGGCGTTGAGTCAGGTAGCCGAGGGCGTCACCGAACTCGGCGGCCCGTGGTTGCAGTGGTTTGGCCTGGCCGGCGCGATCGCCTGCGTCGCGGCTGCCGGACAGGCGATCATGGCTCGATCGCGTGAGGGCATCGCGCGATCACTTCTGCCGCTCACATTGGCCGCGGCGGCTGCCCTGCCCGCGTACGCGTTCTTCAGCGGGCATCCGGTCCGCATTCGATACATGACCGCCCTGATTGTGGCCGTGCCGGTCATCGGCGCGTTCGCGCTCGCCCGGTTGCCCCAGCGGCTACACAGCCCGGCCGCCGCAGCTCTTCTCGCGTTCGCCCTCTGGATGACGCCCCCTCTGGACCAGTCGGCGCCGATGGTGCGCGAGGCACAACGCGAGCAGCCCACAAGCGAAGCGAGGCGGGCCGTGACGGCCGCGCTGACTCACGTCTGGGACGGCTCCCCCGTCATGGCCAGCATGGGTTCACTCGGCCACTACATGCAGCAGCTCGCCGCGCACGGTTTCGAACTTCGCGATTTTCTGCACGAGGGCAACGGGGACCTGTGGACGGCAGCGCTTGCCGCGCCGCGGCCTTACGTGAAATGGATGCTGATTGAAGAATCAGCCGAGGGTGGGGATACGCTGGCCGCACTCGCGCGCGTGAATCCCGCATTCCTCACGGGATTCACGCGCGCCGCCCACGGCGGAGGTGTGGTGCTCTATGTCAGAACCGAATCTGGAAGCCGACCGTGAAGTTCAGTCCGCTCAGGTCGATCTTCTCGGTCAGGAATCCTGAGTTGGCGCCCAGGTCTCCCGAGCCGAACTGATACCGGAACTCGGTGTTCAGCGCGTAAACGTCACCGCCCAGTGGCAGGCGCAGGCCGCCGAGCACCACAGGCGCCAGCGTCGTGCCGTTGGCGATATACCGATCGCGAAACACTGCGAAGTTGTCGTTGAAGTCCACGAACTCGCCAATTTCCGAATACCGCCACCGCAGCGCGCTGATGCCACCGCCCAGGTACGGCTGCGCTTTGCCGGCACGCCCAACAGGCAGGAACCGGACGATCGCGGACATTGGCACCACCTGCAGTCGCAGGTCCTGCTCAATTTCCCGGCCGTTGTTGTTGATGTAGTCGGTGTAGACGCTGGGCACCGTGCGGCGGTAGTACCCTCCGCCCAGCGCCAGTTCCACGCGGTCGTTGAAACTCATGGCCCACTCGCCGAAGACCTGGCCTCCGCGGAAGTCCTTGATGTCGAACGAGAGCGTATTCAGGTTTTCGACCAGGACGTCATCGATATCGCGCGCGTCAAGACTGCGTGGCGAAAAGATCCCCGCGCCAAACCCGATCGAGTGCACCACCTGCGCGGACGCCGTTGCCGCGGTCCCGAGCACAAGCGCCACCGCTGCCGCGCCCATTGCTGCCCTCTGCATCATCCGACTCATACGATTCTCCTTGAACGGGCGCGTTCGTCGCGCCTGACTACCCCAGCAGCAGGATTGATGCCAATCGCAGCCGGGGGATTCTAGGCCGACATTCTCGAACCGGACCGGACTGCTGTCCCCTCGTGAGTTCACCCCGTCTCGGCCAACCTGCGCCGGACGTCCCCAAGCACATCAACCAGTTCAGCATGAATCCGGCCGTTGGACGCCAGCAACTGCCCGCCGAAATTGTCGAAGGCGCCACCCGAAAAATCGGTCACGCGGCCCCCGGCTTCCTCAACCAGCAACGCCCCGGCCGCCACATCCCAGGCGTGCAGCGAATGCTCCCAGAACCCGTCGAAGCGCCCGGCCGCAACAAACGCCAGGTCGAGCGCGGCCGACCCCAGCCGCCGCACCGCCCGTGCACGACCGAGGAACTCCCCGAACACCGCCAACTGTTCGCCGCGCCGGTCGGCCGCCTGCGGCGGGAATCCAGTCACCAACAGCGAGTCAATCAACGACGACTCATGCGTTACCGACAGACGGCGGCCATTCAGCCGCGCGCCCATACCGCGTTCGGCGGTGAACAACTCGTCCAGCATCGGGACGTGAACCACGCCGACCTCGACGCGGCCGTCCACCTCGAGCGCAATCGAGACACAAAACAGCGGCAGGCCGTGCGCGAAATTGGTGGTGCCATCGATCGGGTCCACGATCCAGCGGTACGGTGACGCGCCGGTTGGGGCGGACTGTGCCGCTTCTTCCCCAAGCACAGTGTGCGCCGGAAAGTGCCGGGCCAGCCGCTCGCGAATGTCCTGCTCGACCGCGAGGTCGGCCTCGGTCACGAGATCGATGACGCCCTTCTTCTCGATCTTGAGGTCGCTGCGGAAGTAGTGACGCTGAAGGCGACCGGCAGCCAGGGCCGCCTCGACCGCGACCGCCAGGAACCGGGGATCGAGCGCCACCTACTGGAGGTTCTTGACCAGGCGCACGGACATCCCGCCCTCAGGCCGCCGCGCGATCGCCACGTCGTCCATGAAGTTGCGCATGAAAAAAATCCCGCGGCCGCTCGACTTCATCAGGTTCTCGGGGGCGAGCGGGTCATCGACCTCCTGGTAGTCGAACCCTTCTCCCTCGTCGAGCACTTCCACGGTGAACCGCGCGGGCTTGAGCCGTGGCGCCAGGGTGAACTCCACCGTGACGTGTTTGGCTCGATCCTCGCGGTTGCCATGTTTGACGGCGTTGATCACCGACTCGCGCACGGCCACACTGACCCAATGCGTGGTGTCCTCGTCCAACCCGGCGAGCAGGGACAGGCGATCACTGAGAATCTGAACGAGATCGAGCATCTCGAACGAACTGGGCAACTCCAGGCGGATGAGGTGTTGGTCGGTGGGCATCGTCAGGCGAGTAACATATTAAGCTGGCTGGTCTCGTCCGCCGTATCGGAAAATGCATCCCCTGACTGTCTCCCCCGTTCGTGCCGTGCGCGGCGACCTCGAAGTTCCCGGCGACAAGTCCATTTCCCACCGTTACGTGATGCTCTCGGCGCTGGCCCCGGGCCGGTCCGTGATCGAACACCTGTCCTCGGGTGCCGACGTGGCGGCTACTGTGGCCTGCATGCGTTCACTCGGGGCAAACCTGGAGTTTGAGGACCTGGACGTCCTCGCGGTCACCGGCGGGCACTGGACCCCGGCGGCCGGCCCTCTGGACGTGGTGAACTCCGGCACCACCATGCGGCTCCTGGCGGGCCTGCTGGCCGCCCACCCCTTCCGGTCCACCCTGACGGGTGACGAGTCCATCCAGCGCCGGCCCATGCGGCGGGTCATCGACCCGCTGACCGCGATGGGCGCGGTCATCACCTCCCAGGCCGGCCGGGCGCCTCTGGTGATCGAGGGGCGCGAGACGCTCACCGGGATCACCTGGACGCCCCCGGTGCCGAGCGCTCAGGTCAAAAGCGCCGTGCTGCTGGCAGGCCTGTTCGCGTCAGGGGTCACCACGGTCGTGGAAACAGCCGCCACCCGCGACCATACCGAACGGGCCCTGCCGCTCTTCGGCCTGGCGTGCGAGGTCGAAGGCCTGCGCGTTCGCGTGTCGGGAGGCCAGCGGGCCACGGCCGCCACCGCCCGCCTGCGCGTGCCCGGAGACCCCTCGTCGGCCGCCGTCTGGGCAGCGGCGGCTGCCTCGGTCCCTGGGTCACACGTGGTGATTCGGGGCGTGTCGCTCAACCCTCGCCGTATCGGGTTTCTCGACGTCCTGCGGCGCCTCGGAGCCGAGGTCTCAACCTCGCAGGATTCACTGGAGGGCGGCGAACCCGTGGGCTCAATCGACGTGAGGTACGGCGGCTGTGCCGACACGCGAATAGCCCCCGACGAGGTGCCAGGCATCATTGACGAACTCCCGGTCCTGGCTGCCTGCGCCGCCGCCGGTCGGCGTCTTGAGGTTTCTGGGGCCCAGGAACTCCGGGTCAAGGAAAGCGACAGGATCACGGCGCTTGTCACCGGGCTCCGCGCTCTTGGTGTGGACAGCCAGGAACAGCCCGATGGGTTCGTGATCGACGGACGCACCGCCCGGGCGTCCGGAGGGCGCGCCGACGCCGTGGGTGATCATCGCCTGGTCATGGCCTTCGCCCTCGTCGGTCTGGCCGCCAGCGGGCCCACGCACATCGACAGCGCCCAGAGCGTGGCGGTCTCCTATCCAACATTTGAGGCCGACCTCAGGCGGCTGGCGCGATGACGTTCGACAAGATCTACCTCGTCGGCTTCATGGCGACCGGCAAGAGCACCGTCGGACGCCACCTCGCCACACGCATGGGATG
This Acidobacteriota bacterium DNA region includes the following protein-coding sequences:
- a CDS encoding ATP-binding protein; translated protein: MPTDQHLIRLELPSSFEMLDLVQILSDRLSLLAGLDEDTTHWVSVAVRESVINAVKHGNREDRAKHVTVEFTLAPRLKPARFTVEVLDEGEGFDYQEVDDPLAPENLMKSSGRGIFFMRNFMDDVAIARRPEGGMSVRLVKNLQ
- a CDS encoding glycosyltransferase family 2 protein; translated protein: MDLSVVIPVYNEAENLEALCREFTETLGAWGRSFEVILIDDGSTDGSFEILRRLQAGDPRLRVIQFRRNFGQTAAFAAGFAYARGRLIATADGDLQNDPRDIPAMVARIEGKGTSGAPGDAGAFDIVCGWRKDRKDTFINRRLPSVIANRLISWATGVKLNDYGCSLKVFRAEVVKPLKLYGEMHRFLPALASEMGVRIAEHVVNHRARQFGRTKYGISRTIRVVLDLVTVKFLLSYSTRPLQIFGLFGSIMGIAGGVLLAFLGYMRLTRGWSADGPILLLGVLLVFTGVQLLTIGLLAELQARTYHESQGKPIYVVRQVIEDSDPARTSAPRSTRDV
- a CDS encoding outer membrane beta-barrel protein translates to MKCVAGLVGMTVLALAGAAQAQTVPAAAAPAQRTAPTVRQADTTSKWFLGALSGIQVVDHGAPVAGGEFGIRLRRNVQVVVGATRMWDVVTSSRVDEVNSFASYLQQTQGKPASGSIDAPAWVATAGLRYIHETTVGVRPYVMADVGMGRVEYRPTFILNARDITTGVSQYGVTLGRDLLGPGNHLAYGAGAGLVFGDKWYLDLGVRLTRINTPDHVTDVRRISIGMGRRF
- a CDS encoding VTT domain-containing protein; the encoded protein is MDQFVAWLEPIVERFGGVGMFILAAVDCSFISMPNASDVLIIWQTIEHPDRWAYYAFMTTMGSVVGSMVIYEFGRRGGEAFLSRRFKPEKVARVRAVFARYGMWAIVVVAMLPPPAPYKVFLLLAGVGGLGPGVFALSVVIGRGLRYGIEGWLARVYGEAAAQLVKDNMAAFAWWMLAGCLVAGAMVLVWRQRSGRRRAA
- a CDS encoding inositol monophosphatase; translation: MALDPRFLAVAVEAALAAGRLQRHYFRSDLKIEKKGVIDLVTEADLAVEQDIRERLARHFPAHTVLGEEAAQSAPTGASPYRWIVDPIDGTTNFAHGLPLFCVSIALEVDGRVEVGVVHVPMLDELFTAERGMGARLNGRRLSVTHESSLIDSLLVTGFPPQAADRRGEQLAVFGEFLGRARAVRRLGSAALDLAFVAAGRFDGFWEHSLHAWDVAAGALLVEEAGGRVTDFSGGAFDNFGGQLLASNGRIHAELVDVLGDVRRRLAETG
- the aroA gene encoding 3-phosphoshikimate 1-carboxyvinyltransferase, which gives rise to MHPLTVSPVRAVRGDLEVPGDKSISHRYVMLSALAPGRSVIEHLSSGADVAATVACMRSLGANLEFEDLDVLAVTGGHWTPAAGPLDVVNSGTTMRLLAGLLAAHPFRSTLTGDESIQRRPMRRVIDPLTAMGAVITSQAGRAPLVIEGRETLTGITWTPPVPSAQVKSAVLLAGLFASGVTTVVETAATRDHTERALPLFGLACEVEGLRVRVSGGQRATAATARLRVPGDPSSAAVWAAAAASVPGSHVVIRGVSLNPRRIGFLDVLRRLGAEVSTSQDSLEGGEPVGSIDVRYGGCADTRIAPDEVPGIIDELPVLAACAAAGRRLEVSGAQELRVKESDRITALVTGLRALGVDSQEQPDGFVIDGRTARASGGRADAVGDHRLVMAFALVGLAASGPTHIDSAQSVAVSYPTFEADLRRLAR